Part of the Bacillota bacterium genome, GTTGGACCGGGAGATCCATCTCGCAGCCGCGCAGGACCTACGCGTCGTGGTTCGTAAGGACTTGGCTCACCTCGTCGAGGAGAGGATATTCATCGACGGGGTGCCCAGGGCACCGATAAAGAGTGGCGAACCCCTCGGGAGGCTCGTCGTTCTCTTCGATAAAGACGAGATGGCATCGGTGGATCTCGTGGCGTCCGAAGCGGTTCCTCGACCATCCGTCCCGCGCGCATTCCTGAGGAATCTTGAAGAAATCCTTCGGAAGGGAAGAGCGGCTCTCCGTTCAGGTGGCGCCAAGACGAAGCAGCGTTAGAGGAGTGAGATCGCAGTGTCTGAAGGAACACCAAAGGACTTTGAAGTCATAGTGATAGGAGCGGGCCCGGCCGGCCTCGCGGCAGCGCTGTACGCGGGTCGTGCGAGGCTTGCCACGGTCGTGGTGGAACGAGCGATTGTCGGTGGACAGGCTTCCACAACACACCTCATAGAGAACTACCCTGGGTTCCCGGACGGGATCTCCGGACCAGACCTAATGGAGAGGATGGAACGGCAAGCGCGCAAGTTCGGCGCCGAGTGGCGCGCGGCGGACGTTCGCGCGGTCGTCGCGAGCCAGGATACACGAGGATTCGTTGTCCACACGAGCGAAGGCGAGTTACGCGCAGCTGCCGTCATCGTCGCAACAGGAACAGAACCGGTGAGGCTCGGTGTCCCGGGTGAGGACCGGCTGCGTGGTTCCGGCGTTTCGTACTGCGCGACGTGTGACGGTGCCTTCTTCCGAGACAGGCGAGTGTTGGTAGTGGGCGGTGGTGATTCGGCGATAGTCGAGGCTCTCTTCTTGACCAGGTTCGCTTCACGGGTGACCGTCGTTCACAGGCGCGGCGAGCTTCGGGCCACGAAGGTCGTGCAGGAAGACGCGTTCAAGAACCCGAGGATCGACTTCGCCTGGTATTCAGTGGTCGATGAGATACTCGGCGAGGACAAGGTGGAAGGCGTGATCGTCAAGGACGTCCGGACGGGCGAGAGGCGGCGGCTCGAAGCGGACGGGGTCTTCGTGGCCGTCGGCAGCCGGCCGGATACCGGCTTCATCGCTCCGCTCGCGGATCTTGACCCCCAGGGCTACATACTTACTGATGACAGGATGAGAACGCGGACCCCGGGCGTTTTCGCGGCCGGAGACGCGCGTGCGAAGGCCGTGCGGCAGATCGTTACGGCGGTGGCGGACGGGGCGATCGCCGCGATAGAGGCGGAAAGGCACATATCCGGGCATTGACTGGCGGGACGACCTGAACTCACTCAAGGGGCGCGCGGGTCACCCGGGGGCGTGTGCGCGCTCCTGGCGTCTGCGAGGCGTTCTGCGAGGGTGTCCGGCGCGTTCCAAGAGGGCATCACGGGATACACAGCGAGAACCGCCGGCGGGCCCAGGTTCGGAGAAGGCCCGCGGCGGCTCTCGCCGGGTTTTGGGTGGTCTATTGGCGTGGGTCGGTTGTCGTCGTTGTCGCTACTTGAGTCGTCGCCACTTGGGTCGTTGTCGCCTGCGAGAAGGCGCACGACTCTCTGGTTGCTCATCGCCTACCCGCTCTTGCGGGACCCGAGGTGTATGTGAAAGGGCGCGCGCCTCGAATGCCCTGATACCTTGAGCTTTCGTCCGGCGTTCGTCAGGCCGTCGTCCTCGCACCCGACTCCCCGCCCGACTCCCGCCGGTCCTCTCGCCTTTCTCCTTGCCTATCTTCCAATAAGTCATAACGCAGACCGCGTTCCTCGGTTCCCAAACAAGACACGATCTCGTCCACTTCTTTTTGATCTCATTTGTCGCCTTTCAGTGGAGGAACTCTCTCATGCGTCGCGAAGAAAACATTGCATAGACCTTCAATTCGGGCCTCGTAAGAGCCCTGGTCAGAGCGCTGCCAGGGTTTTGGCCTGCTTGAGGGGTTGTTGTGCTTTGCGTTCTTGTAGTAGAATAGGTGATGGTCGGGAGGTGGGGTGCTTGGCTTACGAGGCCCTCAGGCAGTTGGAGGCGGCCGAGGCACGAGGGGACGAGATCCTCAGAGAGGCTCAGACGCGCGCGAGGTCGATTGTCCAGGATGCCCGTACCACAGCACGGATGATCATAGAGAACGCGATCGCGGAGGCGGCCGCCCAGGCCGCAGCGAGCGCCAGGGCCCAGGAGGCCGAGGCCAAGGCGGCTTGTGCCGTCGTAGCGGAAAGGGCGGCTAGCGTCTGCCGCGACCTGGCAAGCCAGGCCCGGGCCAGGATGTCACTGGCAGTCGATCTAGTGGTGGAGAGGATCGTGACGGCAAGTGGCAGTCGCTAGAATGAAGAAGGTCGTCCTGGTTGCACCGGTCTCGGAGGCTCGCGGGATCGCCGAGACCCTCCAGGAATTGGGCGTTCTCGAGCTCGTGAGGGAAGATTTGCAGGTCGATGGCGTGATGCCTAACGATGGCGCCGGCGCCTCCAGGGCTTCTGTCGGAGGTATTCAGGGTGACCGCGCAGGCCAGGCCGACGACGCCCGGGGCTTGGAGGAGATCGACCAACGCCTTAGTGAGCTAAAGTTCTGCATAGAGTTCCTTGACAGGTTCGAGAAGGTCAAGAAGAACCTCATTCAGCAATTCGCCGGCGGGAAAGTGCCCCTTTCCGAGTCAGCGTTCGAGGAATACGGCGGGCTATACGAAGAAGGCCACGAGGTGTACGAACGCTGCCGACAGCTGGACGAGGAGCTCACCAGGCTTCGCAACGAGGAGAGTCGCGTTCACTCCACGCTCAGCCAGCTCGAGCCGTGGTCGTGGCTCGACGTCCCGCTTGCTAGGATCTCGGGGACGCATTTCCACTCGCTCATCTTGTGCGAGGTCCCCAAGAGGGCGCTCGACTCTGTCATAGATCGGCTCGAGGAATCCTGCTACGCCGTGCACATCGAGCGCGGACCTGAGAACAAGAGGACAGTGCCGGTTGCGGTGATATGCCCTGCCACCGATAGGCAGAGCGTGCTCGACGTGCTTGCGGAGAGAGGACTCGCTCCCGCCCAGTTGCCCGCGGCCGACGGCGCGCCAGCCGAGGAGATCCGAGCGTGCGGCGAGGAGCTCGCCCGCATCGCGCGCGAAACGGAGCGGGTAATGGGTGAGGTGAGACGCGTCCTCCCTGAACGCGTCAAGATACTATCACTGTACGATAGCCTGTCTCTGGAGCGGGATAGGCGAGCGCTTGAGCGCGGCTGTCCAACGACGCGGACGGCCTTTGCCCTGGAGGGATGGGTGCGCGCTTCCGATCTCCCTGAGCTTGAGAAAGCGCTCGCGCCGCAGTCGGGGCTGGTATATGTTGAGACGCGGGACCCAATCGAGGGCGAGATCCCGCCTGTTGCGCTGGAGAACCCAGGGGCTGTGACTCCTTTTGAGGCCGTGACAGAGATCTACAGTATGCCTCAGGGCGGATCGGTGGACCCCACAACTGCGTTGGCACCGTTCTTCCTGGTATTCTTCGGCATAGCCCTCGGTGACGTTGGCTACGGGCTCGGCCTCACTGCGCTTTCCCTCCTACTCATGAAAAAGGTCAAGATGGCTGGTCTCGCAAAGAAGCTCTTCACTCTCCTAGCCATGTGCGGGGTATCGTCAGCGGTCGTGGGGGTCCTGACAGGAGGCTGGTTGGGCAATCTCGTCAAGATCCCGCCACTCTGGTTCAACCCGATGGACAACCCCATGCTCATGCTGGGGGTGTCGTTCGCCCTGGGCATAGTCCACATCTACGTGGGTCTTGGAATCAAGTTCTACTCCAACGTAAAGCGCGGGAGGCCTCTTGACGCTGTCTTCGACCAAGGGCTCTGGTACGTATTCCTCACGGGCCTTCTCCTCCTTCTGGGAGGCACGAGTTTGAGGAACGAAGGGCTTGCGGCCGCAGGCCGGTGGGCTTCTCTTGCCGGGGCGGCTGGGCTCATCCTTACCCAGGGGCGCGCGCACAAGAACCCTCTCAAGCGTCTTGGATCGGGAGTCCTCAGCCTCTACGGGGTGACAGGGTATCTCAGCGACGTGCTGTCGTATTCCAGGCTTCTCGCGCTCGGGCTCGCCTCATCGGTGATCGCGGTGGTGATCGACGACATGGCCTTGCGGATGGCCGGAGTGCCGTTCGTGGGGTGGATTCCCATGCTCCTTTTGCTCCTGGTGGGACACGGGTTCAACCTCGCGATCAACGTGGTGGGCTCGTACGTGCATTCGAGCAGGTTGCAATACGTGGAGTTTTTCAGCAAGTTCTTCGAAGGGGGCGGGCGAAGGTTCCTGCCCTTCAGAAAGAGGACGAAGTACATCGAAGTCATGGAGGAAGGGGAGGCATAACACACGATGGACGTCACACTAGGCATGATCCTGGGATTTCTCGGCATAGCCCTGGCGGTGGCCCTGCCAGGCGTCGGATCGGCCATGGGGGTAGGGCTAGTGGGCTCGGCGGGGTCGGGGGTCGTCACGGAGGACCCGGACAAGTTCGGACAGATACTGCTCTTGCAGGTCATTCCCGGAACGCAGGGCATATACGGGCTCCTCACTGGGTTCGTCCTCATGATGAAGCTCGGGGTGTTCAGCGGGAGCGTGCTCAGACTGACAACGTCCGAAGGGCTGCTCGTCATAATGGCTGTGCTCCCCATCGCCGTGGTCGGCTGGCTTTCCGCAATTCACCAGGGAAAGGTCGCGGCGGCTGGCGTTGGGGTCGTGGCGAAGAGGCCTGAGGAGCTGGGTAAGCCCGTTACCTTCGCGGCCATGGTGGAAACGTACGCGGTGCTTGCGTTCCTCGCGTCGCTGCTTCTCATCATGTTCGGCCTGCCTCTCAAAGGAGTGGCGTGAATGTCGGCTCTCGAGAAGATGCAGGAGAAGATCCTGCAAGATGCGAAGGCCAAGGCTGACGAGATCGTGGCTGCGGCCACGGCGGAGGCTCAGGCGATAGTGGCCGAGGCCAGGGAAGAAGCTACGAGAAAGCGAGATGAGGTGCTGGCGCGGGGCAAGGAGAACGCCGACGAAGAGATGAGGCGTGCCCTAACACTCGCGGAGCTTGATGCCCGCAAACAACTGCTTGCAACGAAGGCTGCCCTCATCGACGAGGTATTCCAGGAAGCTCGGAAGCGGCTCACTTCGCTGGAACCGGGCCGGTACAGGGCTTACTTGAAACGGGCGATTCTCGAGGCCGTGGAAAGCGGCGAGGAAGAGGTCGTCCTGTCGGCACGGGATCTCGAGAGCGTCGGACCTGAAGTCGTGTCGGAGGTGAACGCGGAGCTGGCGAAGCAAGGTCGTAAGGGCGCGCTTCGACTTTCCGGCGTTCCCGGCGGATTCACCGGAGGCTTCGTCTTGCGGACGGGAAGAACGGAAGTGAACTCCACGTTCGATGCCCTCCTCGCGCGAGAGCGCGAAGCGTTGGTAGTTGAGGTAGCAAAGGTCCTGTTCGGCTGAGGCTCAGCACCCGAAGGGGCATCCCGGGAGGTGACGGACGGCGAGATGCTAGGGCTTGAATCCAGGTACGCATATGCTACCGGGCGCGTGAGGGTGCTCGAGACGAGGCTCCTCGACCGGGGTCGCATAGACCGGATGATCGAGGCCCCCGACCTCGAGGGGGCGCTGAAAGTATTGGCCGAGGCGGGCTATGCCCGCGCTCAGGTTTCGGGCAGATCCCTCATGACCGTTGACGAGATAACGTCGAGTGAGGAAGCCAGGCTTGCTCGTCTGATTCAGGAGACGGCTCCGGAGCCAGGGCTCGTGGAGTTGGTCACGGCGAGATGGGACTTCCACAACCTGAAGGCGATGATGAAGGCGAAGCTGCACCGAGTTCCTCCGGAGAAGGCTGTGGCGAGGCATGGCGCCTGCGACCTGGCTTTGATCGAACGTGCGGTGGAAGGTGACGGAAGGGGCCTGCCAGCTCAACTCGCTGAGGCGCTCAGCGTGGCCAGGGCTGCCCACGAACTGCGCCCCACTCCTGAGACCATCGACATCGCGGTGGACCGCGAGATGTATCGCTACCTTCTGGCGAAGGCGAACTCGCTCCGCATTCGGTACCTTGTGGACCTCATTCAAACGGAGATAGACCTCTTTAACCTCGCGGTTTACTTCAGGTCGAGGAGGATGGGGAGGGACAGACGGCTTGCGGAGCAAGCGATGGCGCCTGGCGGAAAGCTGAGCCCGCTCATGCTCATGGCGTCGTACGACCAGCCTCTTGAAGCCGTGGCAACGAGCGTGGCGGGCACCGGATACGAGGCCTTGGCGGGTCGGGCAGCGGGCGCGCTCGCAGAAGGAAGGCCCATCGCCGAGTTGGAGAGGATGTCGGAGGAATTGATGTGGGAGCGCATCCGCAAAGCGCGCTACGTTCCACTCGGACCCGAGCCGCTCGTTGGATACATTTTCGCGAAACTGTACGAGCTCAGACTGGTGAGGCTCATCCTCGTCGAGAAGCTCTCGGGCGTGTCTAGGGATACCATCAGAGAAAGGCTGCGTGATGTGAGTGTTTAAGTTCGCAGCCGTGGGTGAAGAGGGTTCAGTGTTCGGGTTCCGCGCCCTCGGAGTGGACGTCTTCGTTGTCAAACCCGAGGACGACGCTGCGGCCGTTCTTCAAGACGCCCGCAAAGGAGGGTATGCCGTGATCTTCGTCACCGAGCATGTGGCGAAGGCTGTGCCCGAGGTCATAGAGGGATTCCAGGACACGCCGCTGCCTGCGGTGCTCATCATACCAGGCGTGGGTGGCTCTCTGGGGCTTGCCTCGCAAAGGATGAAGAGGATCGTCGAAAAGGCGGTCGGAGCCGACATCCTGTTTCAAGAGAGAGGGTAGGATCGTCGATGGACGTGGGAAGGATCATCAAGGTTTCGGGGCCGCTCGTTGTGGCGGAGGGCATGGGCGATGCCAGAATGTACGATGTCGTGCGCGTGAGCGAGAAGAAGCTCATTGGCGAGATCATCGAGATGCGCGGCGACAAGGCTTCGATCCAGGTGTACGAGGAGACCGCCGGGCTCGGGCCGGGGGAACCCGTGTACTCGACGGGCGAGGCCCTCTCGGTGGAATTGGGCCCGGGGCTCATCGAGTCCATCTACGATGGGATTCAGAGGCCTCTCGACAAGATCCGGGCCGCGGTGGGCGACCGCATCGAGCGCGGCGTGGAGTTTCCTGGTCTCGACCGCGGGCGAAGGTGGTCGTTCGAGCCTCGGGTGAAGCCAGGTGACCGCGTAGGTCCGGGGGACGTGCTAGGTGTGGTGCAGGAGACCAGTGTCGTGGAGCACAGGATCATGGTTCCCCGAGACGTGGAGGGTGTCGTGGACGAGATCCGCGCCGGGGAGTTCACCGTGCTCGACGTCGTCGCCAGGATCAATACGGTGTCGGGCGTGAGGGACATCACGATGGTATCGAGGTGGCCGGTGAGGCGCGGCCGCCCCTACAAGGAGAAACTCGCTCCTTACCAGCCGCTCGTCACCGGGCAGCGCATCATAGACACGTTCTTCCCCGTGGCGAAAGGCGGCACAGCGTGCGTGCCAGGTCCCTTCGGCAGCGGCAAGACGGTGGTTCAGCACCAACTTGCGAGGTGGGCGGACGCCGACATAATCGTGTACGTCGGATGCGGCGAGCGCGGGAACGAGATGACCGAAGTGCTCATGGACTTCCCAGAGCTCACCGACCCGCGCACGGGCGAGCCGCTCATGAAGCGCACAGTACTCGTGGCGAACACTTCAGACATGCCTGTTGCGGCGAGGGAGGCCTCGGTGTACACCGGGATCACGATCGCCGAGTACTTCCGTGACATGGGTTACAACGTCGCCCTCATGGCGGACTCCACGTCGCGGTGGGCGGAGGCGCTGCGTGAGATATCCGGAAGGCTCGAGGAAATGCCCGGCGAGGAAGGCTACCCGGCGTACCTCAGCTCACGGGCTGCGGAGTTCTATGAGAGAGCCGGCCGCGTGAGGTGTCTGGGCAGCGACGACCGTGAGGGCACGCTCACTGTAGTCGGCGCGGTGTCGCCTCCGGGCGGCGACCTCTCTGAGCCGGTAACCCAAGCCACTTTGCGCATAGTCAAGGTCTTCTGGGGCCTCGACGACTCGCTGGCGGCGCGCCGTCACTTCCCGGCTATCAACTGGCTCATCAGCTACTCGTTGTACCTCGAGAGGCTTGAGGAGCAC contains:
- a CDS encoding V-type ATP synthase subunit F (produces ATP from ADP in the presence of a proton gradient across the membrane; the F subunit is part of the catalytic core of the ATP synthase complex), giving the protein MFKFAAVGEEGSVFGFRALGVDVFVVKPEDDAAAVLQDARKGGYAVIFVTEHVAKAVPEVIEGFQDTPLPAVLIIPGVGGSLGLASQRMKRIVEKAVGADILFQERG
- a CDS encoding V-type ATP synthase subunit I, coding for MAVARMKKVVLVAPVSEARGIAETLQELGVLELVREDLQVDGVMPNDGAGASRASVGGIQGDRAGQADDARGLEEIDQRLSELKFCIEFLDRFEKVKKNLIQQFAGGKVPLSESAFEEYGGLYEEGHEVYERCRQLDEELTRLRNEESRVHSTLSQLEPWSWLDVPLARISGTHFHSLILCEVPKRALDSVIDRLEESCYAVHIERGPENKRTVPVAVICPATDRQSVLDVLAERGLAPAQLPAADGAPAEEIRACGEELARIARETERVMGEVRRVLPERVKILSLYDSLSLERDRRALERGCPTTRTAFALEGWVRASDLPELEKALAPQSGLVYVETRDPIEGEIPPVALENPGAVTPFEAVTEIYSMPQGGSVDPTTALAPFFLVFFGIALGDVGYGLGLTALSLLLMKKVKMAGLAKKLFTLLAMCGVSSAVVGVLTGGWLGNLVKIPPLWFNPMDNPMLMLGVSFALGIVHIYVGLGIKFYSNVKRGRPLDAVFDQGLWYVFLTGLLLLLGGTSLRNEGLAAAGRWASLAGAAGLILTQGRAHKNPLKRLGSGVLSLYGVTGYLSDVLSYSRLLALGLASSVIAVVIDDMALRMAGVPFVGWIPMLLLLLVGHGFNLAINVVGSYVHSSRLQYVEFFSKFFEGGGRRFLPFRKRTKYIEVMEEGEA
- a CDS encoding V-type ATP synthase subunit E, which translates into the protein MSALEKMQEKILQDAKAKADEIVAAATAEAQAIVAEAREEATRKRDEVLARGKENADEEMRRALTLAELDARKQLLATKAALIDEVFQEARKRLTSLEPGRYRAYLKRAILEAVESGEEEVVLSARDLESVGPEVVSEVNAELAKQGRKGALRLSGVPGGFTGGFVLRTGRTEVNSTFDALLAREREALVVEVAKVLFG
- the trxB gene encoding thioredoxin-disulfide reductase; the protein is MSEGTPKDFEVIVIGAGPAGLAAALYAGRARLATVVVERAIVGGQASTTHLIENYPGFPDGISGPDLMERMERQARKFGAEWRAADVRAVVASQDTRGFVVHTSEGELRAAAVIVATGTEPVRLGVPGEDRLRGSGVSYCATCDGAFFRDRRVLVVGGGDSAIVEALFLTRFASRVTVVHRRGELRATKVVQEDAFKNPRIDFAWYSVVDEILGEDKVEGVIVKDVRTGERRRLEADGVFVAVGSRPDTGFIAPLADLDPQGYILTDDRMRTRTPGVFAAGDARAKAVRQIVTAVADGAIAAIEAERHISGH
- a CDS encoding V-type ATP synthase subunit A; the encoded protein is MDVGRIIKVSGPLVVAEGMGDARMYDVVRVSEKKLIGEIIEMRGDKASIQVYEETAGLGPGEPVYSTGEALSVELGPGLIESIYDGIQRPLDKIRAAVGDRIERGVEFPGLDRGRRWSFEPRVKPGDRVGPGDVLGVVQETSVVEHRIMVPRDVEGVVDEIRAGEFTVLDVVARINTVSGVRDITMVSRWPVRRGRPYKEKLAPYQPLVTGQRIIDTFFPVAKGGTACVPGPFGSGKTVVQHQLARWADADIIVYVGCGERGNEMTEVLMDFPELTDPRTGEPLMKRTVLVANTSDMPVAAREASVYTGITIAEYFRDMGYNVALMADSTSRWAEALREISGRLEEMPGEEGYPAYLSSRAAEFYERAGRVRCLGSDDREGTLTVVGAVSPPGGDLSEPVTQATLRIVKVFWGLDDSLAARRHFPAINWLISYSLYLERLEEHITDTVASDFGSLRAEAMKILQEEAELEEIVRLVGVDALSVKDRLTLETAKSLREDFLHQNAFHEVDTYTSLKKQRLMLKAILDFHHAALAAVEQGVSLERILELPVRDAIARMKYVPESDTTRLDKIGEDVAKAFADLAQAGGEEVA
- a CDS encoding V-type ATP synthase subunit K, giving the protein MDVTLGMILGFLGIALAVALPGVGSAMGVGLVGSAGSGVVTEDPDKFGQILLLQVIPGTQGIYGLLTGFVLMMKLGVFSGSVLRLTTSEGLLVIMAVLPIAVVGWLSAIHQGKVAAAGVGVVAKRPEELGKPVTFAAMVETYAVLAFLASLLLIMFGLPLKGVA
- a CDS encoding V-type ATPase subunit: MLGLESRYAYATGRVRVLETRLLDRGRIDRMIEAPDLEGALKVLAEAGYARAQVSGRSLMTVDEITSSEEARLARLIQETAPEPGLVELVTARWDFHNLKAMMKAKLHRVPPEKAVARHGACDLALIERAVEGDGRGLPAQLAEALSVARAAHELRPTPETIDIAVDREMYRYLLAKANSLRIRYLVDLIQTEIDLFNLAVYFRSRRMGRDRRLAEQAMAPGGKLSPLMLMASYDQPLEAVATSVAGTGYEALAGRAAGALAEGRPIAELERMSEELMWERIRKARYVPLGPEPLVGYIFAKLYELRLVRLILVEKLSGVSRDTIRERLRDVSV